The Pseudoliparis swirei isolate HS2019 ecotype Mariana Trench chromosome 1, NWPU_hadal_v1, whole genome shotgun sequence genome has a window encoding:
- the sla1a gene encoding src like adaptor 1a, with translation MGNIMRGVSSTGKVNTDSSLKGSEDDMVVVLQDYPLPEISEPIYRTGEKLRLIAQEAYWWRVRSVQTQKDNYIPNSHVAKVYHGWLFEGIERQKAEELLALPGNRVGSFLVRESARERGLYSLSVKHRIVKHYRIFRLDNSWYYISPRLTFQCLEDMINHYCDFADGLCCALTSPCLSGMTPPSDSSPGAPPVVMRRNFDWKKIDRRQLVSTDSHSDNMVSYGVRNSIAAYLSFSGNQNYEQTRAESRKKKSKSVYALPENGLGNIDYEEDF, from the exons ATGGGGAATATCATGCGAGGCGTGAGTTCCACGGGCAAAGTCAACACAGACAGCTCTTTAAAAG GTTCAGAGGATGACATGGTGGTGGTGCTTCAGGACTACCCGTTGCCTGAAATCAGCGAGCCCATCTACAGGACCGGGGAGAAGCTCAGGCTCATCGCTCA GGAGGCTTATTGGTGGAGAGTACGCTCTGTACAAACACAAAAGGATAACTACATACCTAACAGCCATGTGGCAAAGGTGTACCATGG CTGGCTGTTTGAGGGCATCGAGAGGCAGAAGGCTGAAGAGCTGCTGGCTCTCCCTGGGAACAGAGTGGGCTCCTTCCTGGTGCGGGAGAGTGCCAGGGAGAGAG GTCTGTATTCGCTCTCGGTGAAGCACAGGATCGTAAAGCACTATCGTATCTTCAGACTGGACAACAGCTGGTACTACATCTCCCCTCGCCTCACTTTCCAGTGCCTTGAAGATATGATCAACCACTACTGTG ACTTCGCGGACGGCCTGTGTTGTGCATTAACCTCCCCGTGTCTGTCAGGAATGACCCCGCCATCAGATTCATCCCCTGGAGCTCCACCTGTCGTCATGCGACGAAACTTTGATTGGAAAAAGATCGACAG gagacagctggtcagcacagacaGCCACAGTGACAACATGGTGAGCTACGGAGTCAGAAACAGTATCGCCGCCTACTTGTCCTTTTCTGGGAATCAGAACTATGAGCAGACGAGAGCAGAAAGCAGGAAGAAAAAGAGTAAATCTGTTTATGCGCTCCCTGAaaatggccttggaaacattGACTATGAAGAGGATTTCTAG